From Watersipora subatra chromosome 2, tzWatSuba1.1, whole genome shotgun sequence, one genomic window encodes:
- the LOC137387542 gene encoding uncharacterized protein, which translates to MSTTMPELIAQIATSRHVRVSGIVEWSSQNLCHLATAEGVVLAKFTLPAQKNLSIAITCDSISLPSEINEPKFLDRRGLISKIQRDNDKVQCMKLDRVVCPSIKSMGDILAVKQACWEPPGVSVFQRLAVHAQRLLLYSLVDSEWQQSLDISECITDHLQQQPVQPFSNTSEDVKELFDLHSQHVQLFTWAQTFSDTSGGRHSHMVVSNNYGHLMTLKLGPGSTKPVIQHLVLPGISGSHMSCLSWVTADDDTGFLAIGRQNGTCALVSLSSQFNILSTKELDLDADYRAVEFPKQKLKDELLFFKYNQVYIYNVNKDKMQSFQILETKYNLNQVVITDTHIYVATADAGLIIKRRETGETIHAITEQGQWTSHGVSLSPKGVFLFTVTEPVFSDFYVHPKPLMLRLYELQDIESYAKEIWTSGSISWDSFLMIGHHISSLPDWLMQVVDDPQKWVPLTLSQLRVLYVVLHCRLDKKHPTDDPEPMQRVKVFSRLKLRLSIACMKLSAPGQSDLLSYITMWEQLLSNLSAEGAESSTLQTMCQICDEVLEISDSLQYRCPNGHIFSVCSNTMVAIQCPDVARCTQCEAPTASLDDVPTFLRSLLGQHCSYCEGRLASETVL; encoded by the exons ATGTCAACAACCATGCCAGAACTGATCGCTCAAATTGCAACATCTAGACACGTGCGAGTGAGTGGAATCGTCGAGTGGTCTTCACAGAATCTCTGTCATTTGGCAACAGCTGAAG GTGTAGTACTGGCTAAGTTTACACTGCCTGCGCAAAAGAATCTCAGTATCGCAATCACTTGTGACTCAATTTCCCTCCCGTCCGAGATAAATGAGCCAAAGTTCTTGGACAGGCGCGGCCTCATCTCAAAGATACAACGTGACAATGACAAG GTACAGTGCATGAAGCTGGATAGAGTTGTCTGTCCCTCTATTAAATCAATGGGAGACATACTCGCAGTGAAACAG GCATGCTGGGAACCTCCTGGAGTCTCTGTCTTCCAGCGACTAGCCGTCCATGCCCAACGGTTGCTTCTCTATTCTCTGGTTGACTCTGAGTGGCAGCAGAGCCTAGACATCTCTGAGTGTATCACTGACCACCTACAGCAACAACCTGTTCAGCCTTTCAGTAATACCAGCGAGGACGTCAAGGAGCTATTTGATTTACACAGCCAACATGTCCAGCTTTTCACATGGGCTCAAACTTTCTCTGATACTTCTGGGGGAAGACACTCTCACATGGTTGTATCTAACAACTATGGTCATCTCATGACATTGAAGCTAGGCCCTGGTTCTACAAAACCTGTCATTCAACATCTTGTACTGCCTGGCATCAGCGGGTCTCACATGAGCTGCCTCTCTTGGGTCACTGCCGATGATGATACAGGATTTCTTGCCATTGGTCGTCAGAATGGAACTTGTGCGCTGGTCAGTCTCTCATCACAGTTTAATATCCTGTCAACTAAAGAACTTGACTTAGATGCAGACTACAGGGCTGTGGAGTTCCCAAAACAAAAACTG aaaGATGAACTGTTGTTCTTCAAATACAACCAAGTCTAcatctacaatgtaaataaagaCAAAATGCAGTCATTTCAAATACTAGAAACAAAGTACAATTTGAACCAGGTGGTCATCACAGATACTCATATATACGTAGCTACTGCTGACGCTGGACTCATTATCAAG AGAAGAGAAACAGGAGAGACAATTCATGCAATAACTGAACAAGGTCAGTGGACGTCGCATGGAGTTAGCCTTAGTCCTAAAGGAGTGTTTCTATTCACTGTGACTGAGCCTGTCTTCTCTGATTTTTATGTACATCCGAAGCCTCTCATG CTGAGGCTATATGAACTGCAAGATATTGAAAGCTATGCAAAGGAGATATGGACATCAGGCTCTATCAGCTGGGATTCCTTCCTCATGATTG GTCACCATATTAGCTCTCTTCCTGACTGGCTTATGCAGGTGGTTGATGATCCACAAAAGTGGGTTCCACTGACCCTCTCTCAGTTAAGGGTGCTCTACGTAGTACTCCATTGTCGGTTGGATAAAAAACACCCCACTGATGACCCAGAGCCGATGCAGAG GGTGAAAGTCTTCTCTCGTCTTAAACTGAGGCTCAGCATTGCCTGCATGAAGTTGTCTGCACCTGGTCAGTCTGACTTACTGTCCTATATAACTATGTGGGAGCAACTCCTCTCAAACCTCTCTGCTGAAGGGGCCGAGTCATCTACGCTGCAAACTATGTGTCAGATATGTGATGAGGTCCTTGAAATATCAGATAGCTTGCAGTACAGATGCCCGAACGGGCACATATTCAGTGTCTGCTCCAATACTATGGTAGCCATACAGTGTCCCGATGTGGCCAGATGCACACAATGTGAGGCTCCCACAGCTAGCCTCGATGATGTTCCCACCTTTTTGAGGAGTTTGCTAGGCCAGCACTGTAGCTACTGTGAGGGCAGATTGGCATCAGAGACTGTGCTATGA
- the LOC137387057 gene encoding uncharacterized protein: MYNGVRHVIHAIAPVPVKGRDVSPLLVKTISSALSEVEKLKCGTVAFPAICAEDRSVPISTCADCYSTAMKEFFSTNPATCLQQIYFVVDDASFVDNLYRAIANMSLDRRTDVPDPDQQLKDIKSIDSAVYSGTASRVTNNPPIVTSDQCPSRTSPVDKSYVDNGHNSITGETSRARSFSDPCCALPLIDQEPLHRHFSTNAIHNTDTTAGDKSSVGGVTRCARLTTTTVVATSVVTEVKRKKYDCPICLDDLKDPESLPCSHKFCKDCIKQLIETSETRQCPTCRQPFGNERSLMEDD, from the exons ATGTACAATGGTGTACGGCATGTCATCCATGCAATAGCCCCAGTACCTGTTAAAGGTCGAGATGTCAGTCCACTTTTAGTGAAGACTATCAGCAGTGCCCTAAGTGAGGTTGAAAAGTTAAAATGTGGAACTGTGGCTTTTCCTGCTATTTGTGCTG AGGACAGGAGTGTTCCCATCAGCACCTGTGCTGACTGCTACTCCACTGCTATGAAGGAGTTCTTTTCCACTAACCCTGCTACATGTTTGCAGCAGATCTACTTTGTTGTGGATGATGCTAGTTTTGTGGACAATCTCTACAGAGCTATAGCTAATATGTCCTTGGATAGAAGGACTGATGTTCCAGATCCAGACCAACAGTTGAAAGATATTAAG AGTATAGATTCTGCTGTCTACTCAGGAACAGCCTCTAGGGTTACCAACAACCCACCCATTGTAACATCCGATCAGTGTCCTTCAAGAACATCACCTGTAGACAAAAGCTACGTAGATAATGGACACAACAGTATTACAGGAGAAACCTCACGTGCAAGGTCATTTAGTGATCCATGCTGTGCACTGCCGCTCATAGATCAAGAGCCTCTTCATAGACATTTTTCTACTAATGCAATTCATAATACTGATACTACCGCTGGAGATAAATCATCTGTGGGTGGTGTGACTAGATGCGCCCGACTAACGACGACGACTGTTGTAGCCACTTCTGTAGTTACAGAGGTCAAGCGTAAGAAATATGATTGCCCTATTTGTCTGGATGATTTAAAAGACCCTGAAAGTTTACCGTGTTCTCACAAGTTTTGTAAAGATTGCATCAAACAGTTAATCGAAACAAGTGAAACTAGGCAGTGCCCGACATGCAGGCAGCCATTCGGAAATGAAAGGAGCCTGATGGAAGATGACTGA
- the LOC137388581 gene encoding uncharacterized protein — protein sequence METETNIVSVVDGESPFPQDPAAVEVKAGAEETSPQSETEKQETDEQTEIEEEFDKIYYEFLKIICVKDYTLKILERFRGEIIESVQPDNEMFLLVKMKSSTPGEARKMMDALLDLFCDVSRSVLSHTIKLEYDGDKEKLSKALIDDLQDPSLGFIARLVTDEDIRIIGSLANMDRDIHTLESYIYDYKKRNPAQTVTEKRQADIKLSNGTLVSIVEGDLTKMKTDAVVTFSSAELSHQHGISRAIALASGQRFQAQGKKFVDQHGMLKEGEIWVQP from the exons ATGGAAACAGAAACAAACATAGTCTCAGTAGTTGACGGGGAATCGCCCTTCCCACAAGACCCAGCTGCTGTCGAGGTCAAAG CAGGCGCAGAAGAAACCTCTCCGCAGTCAGAAACAGAAAAACAAGAAACAGATGAACAAACAGAAATAGAGGAAGagtttgataaaatctattatgAGTTTCTGAAGATAATATGTGTGAAAGATTACACTTTAAAAATACTTG AAAGGTTTCGAGGTGAAATCATTGAATCGGTTCAACCGGATAATGAAATGTTCCTCTTGGTCAAAATGAAATCGTCTACACCAGGGGAAGCGAGGAAGATGATGGATGCATTGCTTGACTTGTTCTGCGATGTGAGCAGATCAGTTCTCTCTCATACCATTAAG CTTGAATATGATGGAGACAAAGAGAAACTTTCTAAAGCACTAATAGATGATTTACAAGATCCCAGTCTTGGGTTTATCGCTCGTCTTGTTACTGATGAAGATATCAGAATTATTGGATCACTCGCTAACATGGATAGAGATATCCACACACTAGAAAG CTACATCTATGACTATAAAAAGAGAAACCCTGCTCAGACTGTGACTGAAAAACgacaggcagacattaaacTCTCCAATGGAACTTTGGTGTCTATTGTGGAAGGAGACCTGACCAAGATGAAGACAGATGCTGTCGTCACTTTCTCGTCAGCGGAGTTGTCACACCAAC ATGGCATTAGCAGAGCCATAGCATTAGCCTCTGGTCAAAGATTTCAAGCTCAAGGGAAAAAATTTGTTGACCAACATGGAATGTTGAAGGAAGGAGAAATTTGGGTTCAGCCGTAA